The Lachnospiraceae bacterium genome includes the window GATAAATCAATTTTGGAACTCATATAAGGAAATTCTTCAAGAGGCATCGATAAGAAAGCTTCTTATGGAGGTAAACCGGCAGTATCAGGAATGGACTCGAAAATAAAATAAAGGGGAGAGAATGCAAAGTTCTCTCCCCTGCTTGTTACAGAAAGAGAGGGAAATAAGTATGAGAAAATGGATATATATAATCATATTATCATTGTTGTTTTGGATGGCAGTCTTGGTTGGATGTAGTGAGAAAGATAAGACATATCATTGGGCAATTCTGCAAAATGGCAGGCGTCAGATGGATGAAGATCAGATGCAGCGTATCAATGAACGCTTGCAGGAGATGGGAATTGAAGGAAGGGTAGAGTTTCACTATGTTACAGTAGAAGGGCTTGTAACGCCAGAAGTGGTGGAACAGGCCTATAAGGACTTAGGGAAAAAGATGGATTTTGTATCGATTAGCCCATCATTAGTTGCCTTTACAAAGCAGGAATGGAAGGACACGTTTTTGGAGCTAAGTGAAGAGCTGAAAAACGGAGGCCTGCAAGGCTTTTATGAACGGATTCCGGAAGCGGTGTGGGAGGCGAATCAGATGGCAGGAGGACTTTATTCCTTTTCTTGGAGTAGTATGATTCGTCCGCATGGGTTTGGGTTTTGTGAGCAAACAGTAGAGCGGGTAGGAAAGGAAAATTTGCTTAAGCTTACGCAGGCGAGAGGAACAGAGGAGAAGAGTATTTGGAAGGAATTATACGAGAAAGGAGAGGATCAGCCGTTTTGCCAATGGACAGCAATTGATTGGGGATATCCAGAGTCAACAGCGGAGGTTCCATATGGAAGACAGACATTAGATAAGTTTACGAATGGCTGGAGAAGGCATTATTTTTGGATGATTATGGATGACATAGGGTATAACTATGAGACAGAAAAATTTGAATGGCTTGGAGAAAGTGAGACGTATGAAAAGCTTTACCAGGATGTAATTGAATTTTGTCAGAAAGGATATATCAGGGGAGTTAACATTGATCTTGTAATAGAATATGATGCAGATATAGAGACGGGACAGGTGTTCTTTGGATATGATAATCAGGTAGAAGAGAATAAAATATATCCCCCACTTAGTTTATGGGTACCGTCATGGGAGGAGGTACAGCTTGATCCAAGACCAGTGTATGGGTATGTATATTCGTTTGTATATAAAGAGGCTAGGGAGGGCTGGCAAGAGGTGCTGAATGCGATTGGAATGGATGAGGAGATCACAGAGATCATTAATAAAAAGGATGATATGACGCTGACACGAATACTGTATGAGCAACTGGATGAAGGTACGCCTATTCCGCCTCAGGTAGATGATATGTATGCATTTTTGGAGAAAGTATACAGCAAGAGAGAAAAAAGAGAGGTGACAGACTTCATTTTTAACCCGCTGCCGGTGCAAGAGATTTTAGAGGAATGTGAGCGAAAAGCGGGTATGTATACAAGTGCAAATTTTCGTAGAGATGAGCCTAATTTAACTTGGACAGAAAGAAAAATAGCGATAGAAAAAGTAGAGGACTTCTGGCAGAAATATCAGGAGCTGATGAAGGATAGTCCGATTCGTGAGGTGGTGGAGGAAGTGAACCGGCAATATCAAGAGTGGATTCAAAAATAAAAGAATATGAAAATGAAAAGATAAGGCAATTCTTAGAGACTAGTTTACAATGTTAGAATCATTTTATCTAACGGAGGTATATTGTGTATAAACGGTATTATTTTTTATTGATTTGTATGTTGATAACAAGTATTTTATTATGTGCTTGTCAAAAAGAAGAAGTGCCAGTGCAAAAGTCTACAGAAATACCAACAGAAGAACTGAATATTTTTATTTTAGGCGATGCATTTACAGTGTTCTATGCATCTGAAAATAAAAAGGAAGTAATTTATACAACATATATGAATTTGGGAGAATATGAGTCTACTATTTGTTACGGGGAAGAGGGCTTTCTCTTTTATGATGCATTTAATCAATATCAGCAACAAAACGGGATCCGTCTAAATCTACATTGGTATCAATATCCAGATGAATTAGAAAAAGCACTTTTAACAATGGATAAAGAAGAATTGCCCGATATTATTATTACAAACTATAGCACGACTGGAGACTTTTATCAGTATATGAAACAAGGTTTCTTTTATGATATTACTTCTTATACTGAGGCAGAGGAATTGTATACAAGTGATGAGTATTATAATTTGGTATTAGAGGCAGGGCGGTTGAATGGGAAACAATATATTTTGCCAATTCTTTTTAATATTGATACACTTATGGGCTGTGAGAAAAATTGGAATATATTAGAGCTAAATGAAAAAACAGCAGAGAGTCATGAACAATTGATGAATGTTGTGTTGCAGGCTCAGCGAGAACGACAATTACAAGAAGTAATTGGGCAATGGATTGCATATACGGCATATTATACACCTTATGCATTATATGATGCAGCGGGAGAAAGATGGATTGATTATGAAAAGGAAAATGTAAGCCTGAATAAACAACGGTTTTATCAGATGGCAGAGTTTTATAGAAATTTTTTACAAGAGCAATTTGGCGAAGTACAGATTGGACAGGATTTATTATGGGAGAAGACAAAACATATGGAGGCGAGAAAAGCAACTGAAAAATATATGGAGGAGTATATAGATAATAAAGGATGTATTATAGAAGGGGGCGGCGCTTTTCAGGGATTTATTCATAATGCGGCGGCGCAAGCATGGTACTATGAAAGTAGATACCAAGATATGGGAGAAGAGTTCAGACTAATGGCAATACCGGGAGCTGCTCAAGGGACGACGGCACATGTCTCCTGCTTTGGCGGTGTGTTAAGTACATCTAAACATCCGGAAGAGGCATACAATTTCTTGCGCTATCTAATGGATACAGAGATTTTTTGTGGTTTTGGCATTTCTGTTAATAAAGAAAATGTATCTAAGATGTTAGCGAATTTAAGTAAGTTAGAATATGAATTAAGATATGGATGTCAGCCCTTGAAAGAGGATGGAACTCCTTATACAGGGGATGGGGATTATATTATTCATCCAATGACTAAAGAGACTAAAGAAAGTCTAGAAAAGATGCTCGAAAATATAACAAGCGTATCACTGCCAGATTGGCCAGTATATGAAATTCTACGGAAACAATTGGAGAAATATGGAAAAGGAGAAATATCTGTTGAAATAGCGTATGAAACGGCTTATCATCAGCTTGAAAATTATTTAAAAGAAAGGAAGTAAAATGAAGAAAGTTAAATATATAGTTGTATTATTTTTTTTCTTATATATGATAACCTTACTGGGATGCAGTGAGAAAGATAAGGTATATCACTGGGCGATTCTGCAAAACGGCAGGCGCCAGATGGATGAAGACCAGATGCAGCGTATCAATGAGCGCTTGCAGGAGATGGGAATTGAAGGAAGGATAGAGTTTCACTATGTTACAGTAGAAGGGCTTGTAACGCCGGAAGTAGTGGAACAGGCCTATAAAGATTTAGGAAGAAAGATGGATTTTGTATCGATTAGTCCATCGTTAGTGGCTTTTACAAAGCAGGAATGGAAGGACACGTTTTTGGAGCTGAGTGAAGAGCTGAAAAACGGAGGCCTGCAAGGCTTTTATGAACGGATTCCGGAAGCGGTGTGGGAGGCGAATCAGATGGCAGGAGGACTTTATTCCTTTTCTTGGAGTAGTATGATTCGTCCGCATGGATTTGGATTTTGTGAGCAAACAATAGAGCGGGTAGGAAAGGAAAATCTACTTAAGCTTACAGAGGCAAATGGAACCAAGGATGAAGAAATCTGGAAGGAACTATATGAGGCAAATGGGGAACAGGCAATCTGTTTATGGACGGGAATGGACTGGGGACATCCAGAGCCGACAGCAGAGATTCCGTATGGAAGGCAGACTTTAGATAAGTTTACGAATGGGTGGAGAAGGCATTATTTTTGGATGATCATGGATGATGTAGGATATAATTATGAAACAGAGAGATTTGAATGGCTGGGAGAGAGTGAGACATATCAAGATCTGTATCATGGAGTTGTGGAATTTTATAAGAAGGGTTATATCAGAAACATCAATATTGATACGGTGATAGAATATGATGCAGATATTGATGCCGGACAGGTGTTCTTTGGATATGATAATCAGGTAGAAGAAAATAATATTAGTCGATGGATATTATGGGTACCGTCATGGGAGAAGGTACAGCTTGATCCAAGACCAGTATATGGATATGTATATTCATTTGTATATAAAGAGGCTAGGGAGGGCTGGCAAGAGGTGCTGAATGCGATTGGAATGGATGAGGAGATCACAGAGATCATTAATAAAAAGGATGATATGACGCTGACACGAATACTGTATGAGCAACTGGACGAAGGTACTCCTGTTCCGCCTCAGGTAGATGATATGTATACATTCCTTGAGGAAATATACAGTAAGAGAGAAAAAAGAGCGGTAACGGATTTCATTTTTAATCCGCTGCCGATACAGGATATTCTGAGAGAATGCGAGCGAAGAGCAAGCGCATATGCTAGTACAGATTTTTACAATGAAGATGCAAAAGGCTGGTCAGAAAGAAAAATAGTGATAGAAAAAGTAGAAGATTTCTGGCAGAACTATCAAGATTTGATGAAGGATAGTCCGATCCATGAGGTAGTGGAGGAAGTAAACCGGCAATATCAGGAGTGGATTCAAAAATAAATACTATATAAAAATAGAATAAAGGTAAAATAGAGGTTGACAAAAATAAAATAAAATGATATATTTAAATCAACAAAAAATTTAGAACGGAATGGGTTGGAGGTGAGTCCGATGTTCCTATAAGAATCTGGATAGATAACAAAGGCCTAAAAATTAAAATAAAAAGGAGAAAACGAAATGAAAAAGAAGTTTTTTGCAGGAATTTTAGTTGCGGCGATGTTATTGGTTAGTATAGGGGCATTGGCAAAAACAAATAGTGATACAGTTCCCTTTGATGGAGGGGGATATGGTGTAATTACAATTGGGATTTCAGAGCAAGGATATAGTGCATGGGCAGAAACTGTATCCTACAGTGCCAATAATGAGGTGCTTAGTACACGTGTAAAAGGATATGGTACAAGTGTGAAGGACGCTACAGGACATAGTGATGCAGCAGTAACAGGAAATTTTACATCAGCAGAGTCATGGCATGCATTTTTTGGTCGATCAAGCTGTAACATGTATATATACCGATAAAGAATAATATGGTATAAGGGGGGAGAGAATGCAGAGTTCTCTCCCCTGTTTGCTATAGAAAGAGGGAAAATAGGTATGAGAAAATGGATGTATATAATCATATTATCATTGTTGTTTTGTATGGCAGTCCTGATTGGATGCAGTGAGAAAGATAAGGTATATCACTGGGCGATTCTGCAAAACGGCAGGCGTCAGATGGATGAAGGTCAGATGCAGCGTATCAATGAACGCTTGCAGGAGATGGGAATTGAAGGGAGAGTAGAGTTTCACTATGTTACAGTAGAAGGGCTTGTAACGCCGGAAGTAGTGGAGCAGGCCTATAAGGACTTAGGGAAAAAGATGGATTTTGTATCGATTAGTCCATCGTTAGTAGCTTTTACAAAGCAGGAGTGGCAGGACACGTTTCTGGAGCTGAGTGAAGATCTGAAAAACGGAGGTCTGCAAGGTTTTTACGAGCGGATTCCGGAAGTAGTGTGGGAGGCGAATCAGATGGCAGGAGGGATCTATTCATTCTCTTGGGCAAATGAAATTCGCCCACATGGGTTTGGATTTTGTGAGCAAACAATAGAGCGGGTAGGAAAGGAAAATCTACTTAAGCTTACGCAGGCGAGAGGAACAGAGGAGAAGAGTATTTGGAAGGAGTTATATGAGAAAAGCGGGGAACAGCCGTTTTGTCAATGGACAGGAATTGATTGGGGGAGGCCATCGCCGACAACAGAACGTCCTTATGATAGGACAACATTGGATAATATTACGAATGGTTGGAGAAGGCATTATTTTTGGATGATCATGGATGACATAGGGTATAACTATGAGACAGAAAAATTTGAATGGCTTGGAGAAAGCGAGATGTATGAAAGGCTTTACCGAGATGTAATTGAGCTTTATCAAAAGGGATACACTAGGAGAATTAACATTGATCTTGTAATAGAATATGAGGTAGATATAGAGGTTGGGCAGGTTTTTTTTGGTTATGATAATCAGATAGAGGAAAGACATACAGAAAATTCTAGTTATCGTTTATGGGTACCGTCATGGGAGGAAATACAGCTTGATCCAAGATCAGCATACGGGTACGTATATT containing:
- a CDS encoding extracellular solute-binding protein — protein: MYKRYYFLLICMLITSILLCACQKEEVPVQKSTEIPTEELNIFILGDAFTVFYASENKKEVIYTTYMNLGEYESTICYGEEGFLFYDAFNQYQQQNGIRLNLHWYQYPDELEKALLTMDKEELPDIIITNYSTTGDFYQYMKQGFFYDITSYTEAEELYTSDEYYNLVLEAGRLNGKQYILPILFNIDTLMGCEKNWNILELNEKTAESHEQLMNVVLQAQRERQLQEVIGQWIAYTAYYTPYALYDAAGERWIDYEKENVSLNKQRFYQMAEFYRNFLQEQFGEVQIGQDLLWEKTKHMEARKATEKYMEEYIDNKGCIIEGGGAFQGFIHNAAAQAWYYESRYQDMGEEFRLMAIPGAAQGTTAHVSCFGGVLSTSKHPEEAYNFLRYLMDTEIFCGFGISVNKENVSKMLANLSKLEYELRYGCQPLKEDGTPYTGDGDYIIHPMTKETKESLEKMLENITSVSLPDWPVYEILRKQLEKYGKGEISVEIAYETAYHQLENYLKERK